Below is a genomic region from Bacillota bacterium.
TAGCGCCCAGTCCCCTGATCGCCACAAAGTCTTGTCTGTCACTTTAGCTCTCCCCATTTACTCGTCCAAACGCACTTGGGCGTTATCGTAATACATATAGAGGCTATTATCTTCCTGCAGAACCGAGTCAGGAATGCGTTCGGCCACCTGGACAATGGTGCGATAATCCTTGGCCGACCAGCAAGCTTTGAACCCGGCCCGGAGAGCCTCGGTACGAAATTCCCTCAACCGGCCGCGCCCTTCTATGTAGAGGTCAAATTCACGCAATAGAGCTTTTTCCCGCATTCTTTCCAAGTCGGACTGTTTGTTCGGATCAGGTACATACCAACGGCCCAGCTCATCTTGAAGAAAGCTTTCATCCAGCAGTTGGGTCAGTTCCGGTAGTTTTTCGTATTTTATCAGATGGGACTGGCGTAAGAACTGGGGTAGGATATCTTGATAAGTCTGGGGGTTTTCGCCCAACGCTTGTCGCAACCATTGAATAGCTGATTTTTCGTCGGTTACCAGAAGTGACAATTGCTGGACCCCATCCGCCACCATCCGGGCCCGGTCGTATTCCACCGCCTGAGCCGGGAGGAAATACATCCAATCTCGCTCGGGAAAGCGCTGCTTCAAT
It encodes:
- a CDS encoding DNA methylase; this encodes AVRQDLIVSAYKPNEGLEESFRLKAGSEEGAWDFVRSHLKRLPVVVEKDGQLEVVAERQNYLLYDRMVAFHVQRGAAVPLNAADFYAGLKQRFPERDWMYFLPAQAVEYDRARMVADGVQQLSLLVTDEKSAIQWLRQALGENPQTYQDILPQFLRQSHLIKYEKLPELTQLLDESFLQDELGRWYVPDPNKQSDLERMREKALLREFDLYIEGRGRLREFRTEALRAGFKACWSAKDYRTIVQVAERIPDSVLQEDNSLYMYYDNAQVRLDE